One Mus pahari chromosome 21, PAHARI_EIJ_v1.1, whole genome shotgun sequence genomic window, AGTAACTTCTTTAGGCCATAATCGAGTGCTGTTTACTGCTCGCTCCTCTTGGCTTCCTCAGCTGGTTTTCTTACACAGCTCATTAGGAACCCACCTTTTCAGGGGTGGCACTGGCCCACTGTAGGGTTGGATCCTCCAACATCAATCATTGATTAAGAAAAGGCTTGCTCACAGGCCAGTCGGATgggatattttctcagttgagggccCCTCTTTTCAAATGAGGAGTagcctgtgtcatgttgacatagAAACTAGCCAGCACCCTAAAGCTTCATCTTCTCAGACTTGGGGCTCTTCTAGGCTTAGTGGGCATAGCATCACTACCCCTCCGGGGTCAGGCTGAACCTGCTTCCGTAGCCCTTACTTCAGAGAGTCAGATGGCGGGCCCAGCGCAGGGGCAGAATGGGAAGGCTTCTGATCTGTAAACCTTGATCTTGTGTAACCAACCCTGTTTATTGGTCCACAGGTGAACCAGTGTGTCATTGGTACTGCTCAGGCTAATAAGAAGTGAAGTCGGATCCAGAGCCTGATTTCCTTGCAAGGCAGTGCGCATGTGTCTCTGTTTTAGTGTATATGTATTcagtgggggtgaggtgggggttgAGACATGATTTTATTGGGAGAATAACATGTAATCACtgtcaaataaagaaaatctgttGTAagttaatctttttcttttttctttcttttttttgggtggggggggtgtgggggtgtttcaagatagggtttctctgtgtagccctggctgtcctggaactcactttgtagaccaggctggcctcgaactcagaaatctgcctgcctctgcctcccgagtgctgNNNNNNNNNNNNNNNNNNNNNNNNNNNNNNNNNNNNNNNNgccaccacgcccggctggttaatctttttctttaaaaaattgtgtacagttgttttgcctgagtgtatgcatgtgcaccatgtgcatgtctccTGCTCCTTGAGTTCAGAACAGGGCTTCAGGTCCTTCAGGAACTGGGATTATGAaatccatgtgggtcctgggaattgaacctgggtcctctgcaaaaccaatcagtgctcctaaccaccgaGCCCTTGTTACAGCTCTTAACGGTTTCCGTAACTTAATGGTTTTTGCTGCCAAAGGAAGGTACTGTAAATAAATACCATAAGCTCGTCCATTGTGATGTGTTTTGCAGAGAGGCTATGGGCTTTCACTTGGTGGGGCACACTTTGCCGTCCTGATGCCTCTTCCCTACCCTTCGGCACAGGGAATTGTGCCCGTGGCTGCCCACACTGGGCCCTCTTAACAATTTCTTAGGACTGCCAGGCCCCAGCCCAGAACAGGAATGCTCTTGTCTGGTGTGAGTGCCAGCGCACTCCAcaatctcttcctttcccttccaccgGTTCGAACCAGGGTTCCATGCCGCCTAGTGCCTATTGGCTGGTGTGGGCGCGTCCCCAACTCAGTACTAGTTCCAAATAGCCCCTTGTCCTTTCCCTCCCTGGAGGAGCACAGCTACACTAGTGCTCCCGCGGCCGGAGGAGTGGCTGTGTGCCCAGGTGCGGCGCGCAGGCGGGGTTACGCGTGCGCAGAAGGGCGGGGCGACAGGAAGCGTGAATGGGGAGGGCGGTGCCCCGTGCGGAGGCGGAGCTTGGAGTGGCCACGGGGGCGGGGCAGCTAACGGATGTGGCATGGGGCGGGGCCGGCCCTGACCTGCAGGCTAGCTGCCAAGAAGGTTATTTCCTGCTGCCCTCAGCGCAAGCCTCCTATCCGAAAAAGGGGCCGCAGGGATTTCCTCGTCCTCCCCGACTGGCCGCGCCCCCAACAGCGCAGCGCCCTCCGGGCCCGCTGGAGGTGAGGGAGGTGCTGCCTGCCCgtccctctgtcttctcctccccctggtgctccccaccctccactctcctccctccttctgtcgaCTCCtcctgccgctgctgctgctttgGCTGCTGCGTCATACGCCCCAGAGCCGCCAGGACGGAGGGGCTGGGCCCGGGGACCCCCTGGCCTCCGCCTGCACACCCCCCGGCGCTCACATTCAGTTTTCCCGCACCGGAGACTCATCCAGGTCTCTTGAGTCTGACCCTACCTGGCTTCCAGCTGCCCCAGCTGTCAACGGTAAGGAGAAGGCGGGAGGCCTGGAGAGGGGGGCAGGGAGCCGGGGGTCGGTGAGGAAGAAGGGGTGGAGAGCCTTCTGGTTCCAGCTTAGGGTCTGTGCTGGGCGACTCAAGTCCCTCCTTGGACTGATAGTGTAGGGGAGTAGAGACTTGGACAGGGACACGCCCCCCTCCTGGGGCACTCAGGGAAGTTATCTAATCCCGGGTTAGAGAGCCCCAAATTTGAGGGTGACCTAACATAACCTGGCACCAGGGTGGTGGTTCTAAATAAGACACACAGGCCTGGGGAGGCAGCTGTTTCTGCTCCGGAAACATCTTCAGAAAAGCTCCCAAAACATCTCTGGGCAACAGATTGCCCCATTTAGGATCCCTCTAAACAACTGGGCAAGGTGGAGCTAAGGGGTAACCTTGATTCTGCAAACATCTTTTCACCTGAGTCCCTAGGAGCTGGGAAACTACAGAACGAGGCAAGGGAGATGGAAAGGAGTGGAGTCAAGAAGCTGACCAGAGCGACCCACCTCCTTAGGGCTACGGATtaggagacggggggggggggggggggggggggggggggggggggggggggggggggggggggggggggggggggggggggggggttggagctGCTCTGTCAGGAATGGGCTTTCTTTAGCCATAACAGAAAACAACGAGCTCAGTGAAGCTTTCTCTGCACCCACAGACTCTAACCTCCTATCTTGGAATAGGCCCCCCCAGGATGCAATGGCGCAGCTCCCCCGGCTGAGCCGTTTGGGTGCCCCCTCTCTTTGGGATCCGGCTTCCCCTGCTCCCACCTCAGGCCCCAGACCTCGGCTTTGGGAAGGCCAAGATGTGCTGGCCAGATGGACTGATGGGCTGCTGTACTTGGGTACCATCAAAAAGGTAAGACCCACCTCTGACCTCACTGCCTTCCCAGTCTCCAGTCAGTTCTCATTCCCATTTTAGCATCACTGGGCACCCATTCCAGGTGGACAGTGCTCGAGAGGTGTGTCTGGTCCAGTTTGAGGACGATTCCCAGTTTCTGGTTCTATGGAAGGATATCAGCCCAGGTGAGACCCTTCAGACTGAAGcctgtgacagcagaagctggagtgggtggggacACTGGTTGGAAGTAGGCCTCCTGACACTTTGTTCCCTCACAGCTGCCCTCCCTGGGGAGGAGCTGCTCTGTTGTGTGTGTCGCTCTGAGACCGTGGTCCCTGGGAACCGGCTGGTCAGCTGTGAGAAGTGTCGCCACGGTGAGAGGCCAGGATGCTTAGGTGGTACAGTCTGCCTTGGTTCTCCTGGGTTGCCACTAGCCCTGCCTTATAGCATGAGTTATGTCTCCTGTCCTGGCCAGTCTTCACCCTGTTACCACATCTCTCAGAACAGGGAGAGGGAGCCATAGATGGTGACCCAGGCCATGCAAAGCTGAGGGGGCTTACATACATTTCTTAACCGTGCTTCCTTGGGCAAGGCCCTCAGCTGCGAGAAGCCTGTTGACTGACATGCAGTGTCAGGATAACACCCACAGCAGGACTTAAATGCACACAGTGGTCTACCCTCAACATTGTCCTCATTCAGCTTATCACCAGGACTGTCACGTTCCCAGGGCCCCGGCCCCTGGAGAAGGCGAGGGCACATCCTGGGTGTGCCGCCAGTGTGTCTTTGCGATCGCCACTAAGGTAAAGGTGCCTCTCTGCCCCTGTGTGGGAGCCTCCTGtggtttctcctcttctcctttcctgcctctctgAGGTCTCCATCTGTCCCTCTGCAGAGGGGAGGCGCACTGAAGAAGGGTCCCTATGCCCGGGCCATGCTGGGCATGAAGCTCTCCCTGCCATACGGACTGAAGGGGCTGGATTGGGATGCTGGACATCTGAGCAACAGACAGCAGAGCTACTGCTACTGTGGAGGCCCTGGGGAGTGAGTGGAGAGGGTGTCAAGCTATGGGATGGGGGTGTTGTGGTGGCAGAGCCCGGGACAAACTGGTGAACAGGGCGAGGGGCCCTGTGATTTCAAGAAGGCTGTCTGAGGGCCACAAGCGCTGTCCTCCCCTCCAGGTGGAACCTGAAAATGCTGCAGTGCCGGAGCTGCCTCCAGTGGTTCCATGAGGCCTGCACCCAGTGTCTGAGCAAGCCCCTCCTCTATGGAGACAGGTAAGACACGCATGTGCTCAGAAGCTAGGATGCTCCCCTGCCTTGCTCCGCCCTGCTCTCCTGCAGTCCTCTGCAGCCTGGGTCGGAGGGCTGAGTGAGGCGCATCCTCTGTCCTGGCCTGTGTACAGATTCTATGAATTTGAGTGCTGTGTGTGCCGGGGCGGCCCTGAGAAGGTCCGGAGGTTACAGCTTCGCTGGTGAGATGGGTTGTGACTCATTTCTGTTGTCCACCCTGTTACCCTAATGACCCCTGACTTTGATAGCGACGCTGCTGTTGACAATCCCATGCTCCTCCAGGGTGGATGTGGCCCATCTTGTCCTCTACCATCTCAGCGTTTGCTGtaagaagaaatattttgattttgacCGGGAGatcctccccttcacctctgagaactGGGACAGTCTGCTCCTGGGGGAGGTGAGGGTCCTAAAGTTTGGGAATTGGGGTGGGACAAGGGATGTCTGCTCCCTTGACCCATTTACCCTCTTCTTCAGCTCTCAGACACTCCCAAGGGAGAGCGCTCTTCCCAGCTCCTTTCTGCTCTTAACAGCCACAAGGACCGGTGAGTCAGAAGAGGGAGGCTCAGGGGCGAGGTGCTAAGTCTGGATGAGGGGAGCTTTGCTACAGCTCGGACCTGTCGACTTTCCCCTTGTCCCAGTTTCATTTCAGGGAGGGAGATTAAAAAGAGGAAATGTCTTTTTGGCCTCCATGCTCGGGCCCCTCCTCCTGTGGAGCTTCTCACTGGAGATGGAGCCCCCACCAGGTCACTGGTCCAGGGGGGATGGGGAAAATTCTCAAGGATCTGTTTGGAGGATGCATGTAAAGAAATGGGGGTCTGGGGTGcctgggagggggctggggggatAAGGAGGCCTCTTACAGCTTCCCTTCAGGGCAGGGCCCTGGGGGAGGGGTCTCACGTCCCCTGGGGAAACGACGGAGGTCCGAGCCAGAACCcttgaggaggaggcagaaggggaaAGTGGAGGAACTGGGGCCACCCACAGCAGCGCACAGTCGGCATGGGTCCCGGGAGCAGAGGGCCCTGCAGGTACACGGGCAGGGGACTTCCATGAGGCAAACCGGAGGGGGTGTGAAGGAAGCCAGGGTCACCTCACagcccctctgccttctcctaCAGGCCTCGGTGTCTCCACCACCCCCCAGCCCTAACCAGAGCTACGAGGGCAGCAGCGGCTACAACTTCCGGCCCACAGACGCCCGCTGTCTGCCCAGGTCAGTGCCTGGTCCAGATATGCCCCAGTCATTCCAGGCTCTGTCACCTGCAACTCTTTTCCCTTTCCGCCTTTACTTCTCGATTGTTGTCCCAAAGAGACGTGCAGAGGCAGCCTCTGCCCAGCTTTCTGAGTATGAGCGCCACCTTTCGCAGGGAAGACATGCTTCCCTGCTTGAGGTGCTGACTTGCCTGTCCCCCAATCTCAGCAGCCCCATCCGGATGTTTGCCTCCTTCCACCCTTCTGCCAGCACTGCAGGGACCTCTGGGGACAGTGAACCCCCAGACAGGTGAGTATCTAGTCAACAccagttccctcctctcaggctTTAGTCTCTGAAGCCCAGACTAGCATCGGTCCTGCCCGccctctgccacccacccacatcTCTCCGACCTGTCTACTCTCACTGTTTGTCCTCTCTCTTCCAGGTCACCTCTGGGGCTTCACATTGGCTTCCCCACAGACACCCCCAAAAGTTCACCCCACTCAGTGACGGCCTCATCTTCCTCGGTCCTAGCCCTGACCCCAGGCCTTTCCAGACATTCACTACCCCCTTCTCCCTTGTGCCGTAGTCTGTCTCCGGGGACTGGGGGAGGAGTCCGAGGTGGGGTTAGCTACCTGTCCCGAGGGGACCCTGTCAGGGTTCTTGCTCGAAGAGTGCGGCCTGACGGCTCTGTGCAGTACCTAGttgagtggggaggagggggcatCTTCTGACCGCCCgcttctgctcccctccccattcaCACACTGGCACTTTCAtgccctgacctctgacctcacctACAGCTGGGATGTACCTGGAGAGACAGGGAGTGGTTCTCCCTCCTGCCCAGGCTGGAATCCAGGGGGAGTGAAGAGGTCCTCTTCTCTGCCCCTCATGACTCCTCCCCCGCATTTCCTTTGATGTTATTTTGTTACAGCTTTTGAGATATTTTTTAAGACTATTTAACCCCTGGGATTAGAGATGGGGGGTGGGCGGTCCAGGATTCCAGACTGTATGACtgtaataaagataaataaacctAGCAGGCATGAGTCGTTTTGAAAGATGGACAGAGGCGCTCTCGATCTTCCCAACCACATCCATGTCACAAGAGAAAAAGGCATCAGGAGCAGGATTTATTGGGGGCTCGGTCATCACATGGAAGCCAGGGGCATTAAACAGAGGGAAAAGGCTCCTTATGGTGGGGCTGTGGCAGAATCTGAAACCGATTCTGTGACCTGGCGCACCCAGTGCAGGTACGGGGGATTTCCCTGCTCCACAGGCAGTGCAATCACCTCGGCAACTTCATAAGGGTGCACAGACCTGCGGAAGCCATAGGTGGGGCTGTTCGGGACTCCCCAGTAGGTCCCACCACACAGGGTCCACCTCAGAGcagagggggcagggagcagggtttCTCACTCAGTGGCAGAGTGTTGGCCTGGAATACTCAAGGCCCTGCCTGGTTCATCCCCCAGTCCCACCAccaaaagaaaaacctcaaagtTCTTACCGAACAAACTCTGTCAGAGCAGGGACCAGGGAGCTTTGGGTTTTAATCATCTAAAGGGCAAAGACAGACATAGTTCAACCAACGGGATGGAGAGCGGAGTCAGGAGAGGGCCGGAGTTGCCAAAGGAGCCAGGCAGGAGGGGAGTTTTCTCACCATCAACACCTCACTATCTTCCTCGatctttcctttccattcataGCTGAAGAGGTCAGAGAAAGAAGGGAACAAAGTCTTGGGAAAGGAAGATTTCTCCCAGAAAAAGCTCTCAGCCCCTCCAGTTAGATTTCCGTTTCTAACTGACAACTCACATGGATGTGATCTGCGGGATGAGGTTGACGCAGGCTGCCAGGCGCTTCTCTACCACTGCCCTGAGGGTGAAACGAGCTCAGAGTGCGCACGGCCCGGAGACAGCCCCCTTCCCCTAACCCCAACACTCTCTCTAGGTCATCTGGCCGAGGTCCCCACCTGGCGATCTCCTTGGCGACTTTCTCGTTGGGACAAGTGACAAAGGCTGCAGAGACTGATCCTGGAACGTAGCCGGAGCCCGAGGCTGGAGGGGGTTGGGACGGAGGGCTTCCAGAAGCCATGGACAGCAGAGCTCGGGGTAGCGACAGAAGGCGGGAAGCCACCGGCAGTAGCGCTGGCATCCAAAGACACGACAGGAGCAGCGTGGCCTGGAGCAGGGGGGAGGGCGGGTTCAGTGTCCCCCACAACTGCCCCAGGAAACTGCACCCGGGCTGCCTTCTGGGGCAGACACCAAGCCTCTGTCCTGCCGTCTCTgcaccaggaagaaaaaaaaaatgtccctgaAACTTAAAGGAACTTGGGACAGCTCCTCGGCTCGGCTGCTGAAGCTCGGGGAGACTTCGAGACCGGAAGGGGCGGGGCCAGACTCACCCCTCCGCCGAGCAGGACGCCGGGCGCCCTCCCCCAGTTCATGCAGCCCGAGCTggtagagaaaagaagaaatcaaaggtCGCCCATCGCAGGGACGAAGGACCCGGAGCCCCGGCGGAGCGGCCGCCTCTTACCTGCAGCAGCCACGTGACGAGAAAACTGCGCACCACGTGACAGGAGCAGCCCCGCCTTCCCGGAGTCTCCAGACCTGGCCAATCCCGGCCCTCAAGTGGCCCGATAGCCCCGCCTTCCTTAGGGGGCGTGGCGCCGAGCCCTCTGGCCAATCGGCAGCTTTATCTGAGGCCGTGCGCCCCCAGCGGCCCGCCCGTTTCCGTGAAGCCTCAGCCCGCTGCTGGCAGGGGAACGCCGCTGCGGCGGCCCGCCGTCACGTGACGAGGCCCGTCCTTTCAGGCGGCGCCGCCTCGGGAGCCGCGAGCGGGAGGCCAATCGCGGGCCGGCCTCGCGGGCCACGTGACGCGAGCCCTGGCGACCCGCGCTGCCGCTGCGTCAGGCTGGGGCCGGGGAGTCGTCCTGAGCCCCGGAGTGTGCCTAGtaacagcccctccctccctccctccgtccctccctccctccgtccctccctccccgcGCTGACAGGCAGCCTTGGGTGGGGACAGTGCCCCCCGCCCTTGCGTTAGCCCCGAGCTGAGAAGCCAGCTGTCCCTGGGTAGGGGCAGTGATCAGGCCGGCTCAGACCTGGCACTGCCTGGCTGGGTGAGGAAAGACACCTTTTCAAAGCACGGGCTGACACCTGTAAATGGGCTGTGGGTGATGGAAGATACCCAGAACCCAAAGCTtcggacagacagactgacaaatgagaggggaggagaaatgagATCTGAGAGGGATGgccctgttctttctcccttGCTGACTCTTCTCCCCAGGACTGGCCCACCTCTCGGTCTTGGGGCTCCTTACCTTCATCCATTCCCCCAAGGAGCCAGGACCTGCCCTACATAACCTCCCTGGAGCCTAAACACATCCAGTGACCCAAAAATGGAGAGGGGACCAGTGAGAGgccagagaagagggaggaggcagcaggaaAAAGGGCTCTGCCGCCCAAATATTAGCCCTCCCTCCAAGGTCTGGGGTCCTTGGCATGGGTGGCTGGTGTCAGGCTCCTGCATTTTCTTGAGTTGGGGTGGCTGTCTCAGcgatccttgtgtgtgtgtgggtgaggggGGCAGGGGTCCAATATTTGGGCCCTTCCTAGGGTCTGAGTTACCTGGGGAGATGTTTCAGGGAATTGAACCTCGCAATCGATCACTAACTCAGATCTTTGTAATGTATTTTTGATCTCTTTGTGGTCATCTTCATCTTTGGGTCATCACCCCCAAGTTTGCAGTTTCTCTGAGATATGAATGTGAGGTTTCTTACCCTACCTAGATTCTAAAATTTAATTCTGGCCTGGGGCTCTTTCTAATATCggcttcatctttttctttgggTTTAGGTCTCTGTTTTGGGTCTCCCAAACTACCAGTCCAGGGTTCGACTAAGATTAGCGTGGGTCTGGAGAACCTTGCCGACACTAGATTCTCATACTCTGATCCCTGACTCCTTTCTTTAATTTAGGGGGGTGGGGTCTGAGCTCAGAGGTCTCTTTCCTTCTAATTTGGATCTGTGAGACCCAGTTTGTTGAGTATGGAGGGGGGGGATGAGGTGGTGAAGTATTTTTCTCTGGGTCTGGGGTCTGTCTCAGGGTCTCGGGTCAGCTTCTTCGGGGCTGCCCTGGTGTGTAGGAGTCAGGGGTCCCTCGCTCTCTCCTTTTCCGGGTCTCCCTGAGTAGGGGTGGGGGCTgcagtctctccctcctcctcctgctctctcctctctagctcgcttcccccgcccccccctttctctctgctgccgctgctgccgtTGGCtcttattctcctcctcctcctcctctctcctcctctctgctcctctccgctcctctctcctcctctctcctcctcctcctcctcctcctccacctcctccttctccccctttctctccccctctttctctcttctttttctccccgtccccccgccccctccccctcagGCCTGATGAGCAGGTCTCGAGCCTCCATCCATCGGGGGAGCATCCCCGCGATGTCCTATGCCCCCTTCAGAGGTACGGTGGTGGTAAGGGTAGGGGAGGGCCAAAAGGGGGGgcaagaggggggaggggcagggggcgggggagggccGGGGCCACCGAGGGGAAGGAGCGGCtgaaatggagggagaggggagggctgggaaggcagaggtgggaacaGTGGGAAAGGAGGGATTAGAGGCATAGGGGTAGGTAAGGGATAGAGGGGCTGGGACACGGGCCTTTTCAAGGGGGCTGAGGGGAAGATGATGAAGGGGAAAGCGCGTCAGAAAGGGATGAGAAGGGAGGACTGAGTTCGGGGAAAGGCTGCAGAAATGATTTGGGTTTGGGAGCAGAGTGAGGAAGAAATTACCAAGGAAATAGAGGCACGGTCTTAGGAGAGGGTAGAGGGGAAATGAAAACACAGGCGGCGTGGTGAGAGACCAAGAAGGTGGGAAGGGAATTTGGTGAGGGGCTCAGGGTGGTAGGACTTAGGAAAAGataggaggatggagggagggaaggggccagatggagaaagagggtggcagtgggggggtggggggtccagatggagggaagagaggagagagagaaagggttgggggaggggacaccagagaagggggaggatcaagtggtttttttttttttgggggggggtttggTGGGGGGTAGATGCAAGTAAGATTGAGGGATGGGGGCAAGGGCCATGTAAAAATCCTGAGGGTGACTGGCCCTCATTAGGACTCTGGAGAAGTGAGATGCAATCCCTGGGTCTCATTTGCTTTCTTCACTTAATCGCTTtgaccccttcccccaccccacctcttctTTCCagtccccctccctgtctctgctgtccATCACTTATATCTTTCCCCCCATACGGTGTCCGTTTCTTATATGAGTCCCCCTTCTGTTCTTCCCCTGTATTGGTCCCTATCGCATATCTCTTCTCTTCCCGCCCTCTCTTCTAATAACTACCTTAATACACCACTGCTGCTCCTGGGCCCTTGTCTCAGACCCCTGACAGGTCTTTCTCACTCCCTCTGCCCCATGTTGGCTCAAACCTTCTGGTCCATTCCCTTGCcctaggcatgcaccaccatctttaccatcttccttttctcttagGTCCACGCTGTTACTTGCCCCTCAGCTCACCCTCTGCTTCCTATCCCACTTCCCATCTTGTCACATGGTCTGTGCTTATTTCCTCTTATTCCCTAACCTGGTGATTCCTCTCTTCTTGTCCCCTCTGCTTTCTGGGGTGATGGAGATTTGGGGGTTACCAAAACACAGGTTTAGATCGTTGGAACAGGGCTCTAAGGAATCCCCCATCTTGGACATCACAAGTCCCTTGTGGAACTTCTCATTCCAGTAAAAATTTCCCATTTCCCTGTCCTCTACCATGTTCCATTGCCTCCTAGGGTCATTAGCATTCTTAACTAtagatagagtgtgtgtgtgtgtgcgtgtgtgtgtgtgtgtgtgtgtgtgtgtgttgaacctAAGCTAAGGTTCCCTGTGTCCCTTTCCTGTTCCCAGTAGAGCAGTGTCCCTTGAGGTCTAACCTGCTTGCTCCAGCTGCAGCCTGGAGCAGCCCCTCTGTTGTGTTTTGGTTATATGTATCAACAGATTTCCCCCGGATCCACCATGTGTTGAGATGTACTAGGCCTCAAGTGTTTGGGATCtaagttatggatggttgttgttattgttgtgctGGGGCTTTGAATCctagtgggttttttgttgttgttgttggtttttggtttttttgttgtcattattgtttgttttggtttttttcccttaccactgagctatagtgACCAGCCCTGTCAGTGACCTTTGATATTTAGAGAATATGAGTAGAGTCTCCAAGAAAGCATTGAGACAGTGACATTTTGAAAGCATTGTGAGGTCTAGGCACAATTCCCCGGTGTTCATCTTTCTGTCTGACCTGCAGTTTGGGTAAATTTGAGGACGGTGGCCATCATCAGTAAGGGGATAGAGTTTCCTAAAGTTACTCTAGGGCCTGGAACGAAACTCAAAGGCCAGTTCTCCTGAAACATGCCCAAGTTAATTACCCCGCACACTCGATAGCACTggatttttcttcctgtgaacaCCCTCCAGTTGACCCTTTAAACCTAGTTTTATCACTCCAATATCACCAATCTAACTTTTCTGACTCCCTTGAGGCCTTTCCTTCACTGTGTCCCCATAAATGGTATGTGGCAACGATGCTACCGAAACAGCAAGgatggagcagggagagagaccCTTGGGCACCTGAGTGTGCATAACTGTtggtcccattttttttttttctggaaatttgtCTATCATCAGATCTCATCTTGAGAAGTTCTTCTGATGTGAGGCGTGGCTGCTCCACTCTTTCCTCCACTCACTCTAAGTTCCTCAATGTGCCCAGTGACAGCCAGGTGCGGCTGTCGATCAACCTGTAGAGTTGACTCCTCCCTGTCTATGAAGgttgggtggggagaggaggctgACTCAGAAGCATGCTGTGGACAGAGAGGCCAGGCCAGTCTCTGGTCATCCGAGCAGATCCCTGATCCCTGCACAGCCAGATGCAAAGAAGAGCTACCTTCCCCCTGGCAATGTCTCCCAAAGCGTGACCAGGGTAGCAGTAGGGAGttaaggggagaagaggggaggccTCATGCCTCTCTGAACATGTAAGAGCTCCccgccttccttcctctcttcttaaTGTTTAGTTCTCAGATTCTCATGTCTCAAATATGCTTCAGTACCATCTTCCTTTCCACAACTGGGTACCTCATATTCTAAATGTGTGAGGCCGCATCCATTGTAAGCAGCTTATTAATgcccttcctctctgtgtcttttgccAGTTTCATAAATCTCTACCCCTCAACACTAATGAACAGGCAGAGTTTCCCCCTTCTCCTGCCCCTAGTAAAGTCCCTCTCTGTCATGTGATTAATTCTCATCTTTGAAGCCATGCTCATCCCCTTCCTGGAGCCTCCCATGATGCCACTCAGTGTGAAGGACCATCTCCCAACCCTTTAAAAAACCACTGGGCACTTCTCACCCAAGACCTCTTCAAGCGGATGGTGCTCCCTTTTCCCTCTTTGCAGATTCTCCTTTCCACTTTAGGTTTCTACACCCAGAGTATAGACCCTCCCtcactgtctgtgtgtctctgtcccccAGATGTACGGGGACCCCCTATGCACCGAACCCAATACGTTCATTCCCCGTACGATCGTCCTGGTTGGAACCCTCGGTTCTGCATCATCTCGGGGAACCAGCTGCTCATGCTGGATGAGGATGAggtgagcagggtgaggaggaggttGGGCGAAGCGGAAGACTGTGGAGAGGACGATGGGGAGAGTCCTCTtcagtgagagggagagagagagccccaagaacaggaaggaagagaggcaggcagtggGAGGAGGGCGGCCATTGGGGTTGTTGTATACAGCCAGAGTGTTCAGAAGGTAGCCTTTCTTTGACTTCCACCCGAAGGTCTCTGAGGCTATTGGCAGTGCTTCAGAGGAGCTACGGTTCTGAAGATTTGAGGGTACCTCCTAATTTCACCCCATCCATGTTGTGGGGGAAGGAAAGTGAAGAGCTTAAAGCAAGTGAGGAAGGGGGGCCTTCCTTCCTACAAA contains:
- the Cuta gene encoding protein CutA isoform X2; this encodes MPALLPVASRLLSLPRALLSMASGSPPSQPPPASGSGYVPGSVSAAFVTCPNEKVAKEIARAVVEKRLAACVNLIPQITSIYEWKGKIEEDSEVLMMIKTQSSLVPALTEFVRSVHPYEVAEVIALPVEQGNPPYLHWVRQVTESVSDSATAPP
- the Cuta gene encoding protein CutA isoform X1, yielding MNWGRAPGVLLGGGATLLLSCLWMPALLPVASRLLSLPRALLSMASGSPPSQPPPASGSGYVPGSVSAAFVTCPNEKVAKEIARAVVEKRLAACVNLIPQITSIYEWKGKIEEDSEVLMMIKTQSSLVPALTEFVRSVHPYEVAEVIALPVEQGNPPYLHWVRQVTESVSDSATAPP